The genomic window CGTCGTCCAGCTTCGCCGGTTTCAGAAGGATGTTGTCGGAAACGCCGATCTTGCCTATGTCGTGCAGAAGCGCCCCCTTGCTCATGATGATCCGTTCTTCTTCCGAGATCCCCGCCTTCTCGGCCAAAAGGCAGGTGTAGGCCATCACCCTTTCCGAGTGGGAACCCACCTCCTTCTCACGTGCGTCCAGCGCCCGGATCAGCGCCGCTAGGGTGTGTTCGTAGGCGAGGTTGATTTCGCCCATCACGGTCCTGATCACCTCGGTCTGCTCACGCACCTTCAACTCGAGGTGTGCCTGGTACTCCTTGTTCTCCATGATCAGGCGGCGCTTCTCCAGCGTGTTCTTGACGGTGAGGAGCACCCGGTCCAGGTTGAAGGGTTTGGTGATGTAGTCCTCGGCCCCGTTGTGGATGCAGGAGAGGGCGGTATCCATGTCGTTCATGGCGGTGATCATGAGGACCGTGGTGTCGGGGGTGACCTGCTTTATGTCCTTCAGAAGGTCGATCCCGGAACGACCGGGCATCATGATGTCGAGCAGGGCGAGGTCGAGTTGCTGGTTATTGATTATCTCCATACCTTCTTCCGCGCTTGCCGCCTGGAAGCAGGTGAATCCTTCCTTCGACAGAGTGATGTTGATCAGTTCTCTGATCATATCCTCGTCATCGGCTATCAGTATGTTCCCTTTCAATTGCTACCTCCTAGAATCGCCCTTGACGCTTCTTGCGTCGCGGTTCCCTGCAGCGTATCCCGCACCTTTCTGATGAGGGCATCGCCTGCAAAGGGCTTGGGCAGGAACTGCATTCCTTTTTCCAGTGTTTTCTCAAAGCCGGCCCGGTTCTCCATGTGTCCAGACATAAAGAGTACCTTGAGGTCGTGCTTTTTGCCTAGAAGTATATCAGCGAGCGTGGGGCCGCTCATAAACGGCATCACCACGTCGGTCAAAAGCATGTCTATATCACCTTCGTGTTTGTCGAACAAGGCGATTCCCTGTTCCGGATCGGTGCTCTCCAGCACCTTGAAGCCACGCATCCTGAGCGTGTGCACCACCAAATTCAGTACCCCGGGCTCGTCTTCGACCACGAGGATGGTGTAATTGGTGTCGATAGCCTCGTCAAGCTGCTGCCTTGACTGCGCCTCGGAGCTCTCAAGGGTACGAGGCAGGTAGATGTCGAAGCGCGCCCCCTCTCCAGGCTCGCTGGTCACCTGGATGTACCCGCCGCACTGCTTGACGATACCGTACACGGTGGCAAGTCCCAAGCCGGTGCCCCGGCCCATCTCCTTGGTGGTGAAAAACGGCTCGAAGAGCCGCTGCTTGACCTCCTCGGTCATCCCCTGGCCGCGGTCGGTAACGCTCAGTCGCACGTAGCTTCCGGCCTGCGATCCCGGATGCGTGCCGGTGAAGGCATCGTCCAGTTCGCAGTTGGCCGTCTCCACCGTGATTACCCCGCCGGTGTCCGAGGCGTCCCGCGCGTTCACGATGAGGTTCATCACGATCTGCTCGAGCTGCCCGGGGTCCATCTTGATGAGACCCGCGTCGGGGGCGAGGTTCGTGGCGAGACGTATGTTCTCGCCGATCAGCCGCTCCAGCATCTTCTGCACCGACTTCACCTGTTTGTTGACGTCCAGTACCCGCGGCTCCATGATCTGGCGCCGGCTGAAGCCGAGCAGCTGTCTGGTGAGGTCAGCGGCGCGCTCACCGGCCCTGAGGATCTGTTCCGCCTCCTTGCGCATGGGGGAGTTCTCCTCCATGGCCCGGATTAGCAGGGTGCTGTAGCCGTTGATGACGGTGAGCAGGTTGTTGAAGTCGTGGGCGATGCCACCGGCCAACTGGCCGACCGCCTCCATCTTCTGCACTTGGCGCAGCTGTTCGATGGCGAATTTGCGTTCGGTTACGTCCTCTTTGAGGGCGACGAAATGGGTGATCGCCCCCTCGGGGTTCTTGACGGCCGAGATGGAGCAGCTCTCCCAGTAGAGTTCGCCGTTCTTCTTACGGTTCTGCAGCTCCCCGTGCCATTCCCTGCCGGCGCAGATCGTGTCCCAGAGATCGCGGTAGAAGGAGTCCTCCATGTTGCCCGACTTGACGATGCTCGGGCGCTCGCCGATCAGCTCCGCCTCGGAGTAGCCGCTCACCTCGATGAACTTCGGGTTGACGTACTCGATCAAACCGCGCAGGTCGGTGATCACCACCGATACCGGGCTCTGCTCCACGGCCTGCCACAGCTTGCTGAGCTCGGCTTCGGTACGCCTGCGCTCCGTGATGTCCAGCAGGGTGCCGATCACCGCGTCCGCACCGTTTATCACGGTCCTCGTGCCGTTCACTTCGAGATCGATGGTGACGCCGCTGCGGTGTTTGCCGCGGAAGAAGACGTGCAGCGGTTCGCTCCCTTCCGTCAAAGGGCAGAGAAAGCGCGTCATCACCCCGATCTGGTCGTCGGCGTGCACAAGTTCGAGCAGGTTTTTCTTCTCGATCAGCTCCTCGGGACGGTAGCCGAAGACGTCGCCGAACTTCGGGTTCACGTAGATGATGATGTCGTCCTGAAGCATGAAGATGCCGACCAGCGACTGCTCCACGAGGCTTTGGAAACGCGCCTCGGTGGCGGATAGCGCCTCCTCGGCCATGCGCCTTTCGCGCCGCTCCACCGTTTCGCGCAACTCGCGCTTGATGGCGGGGATGAGCCGTGAAAGCCGGTCCTTGAGCAGGTAGTCGTGCGCCCCTGCGCGCATCGCTTCGACGGCGGCGTCCTCACCCATTTGGCCGGAAACCATGATGAAGGGGAGATCGATGCTGCGGTCGTGCATGAGCTTTAAGGCGGCGAGTCCCGAGAACCTGGGCATGACGTAGTCGGAGATGACGACGTCCCAGCCGCCAAGCCCCAGTGCCGCTTCCATCTCTTCGGGAGTCTCCACCCGCTCGTAGTACGGAACGAACTCCCTCTGCAACTCGCGCACGATGAGCAGTGCGTCTTCGGCAGAATCGTCTACGATCAGGATGCGCAGTGGATGTTTCATCCGGCCGGGACCTCGCGTCATGCATCTAGTCTCTGATGTTCCTTCACCTCCTTATCGGCCGCCCCTCCCGATATATTTAGCAGCACCGCGTATTTTTATGAAAAAAGGAAAGAATATGGAACCCGGTTTCTTGGCTACTATTTGAGGGCTGATTGTGCTATGAATCGTGCAGCCACAGCGGCTGAAAAGGAGA from Geomonas ferrireducens includes these protein-coding regions:
- a CDS encoding PAS domain S-box protein, with translation MKHPLRILIVDDSAEDALLIVRELQREFVPYYERVETPEEMEAALGLGGWDVVISDYVMPRFSGLAALKLMHDRSIDLPFIMVSGQMGEDAAVEAMRAGAHDYLLKDRLSRLIPAIKRELRETVERRERRMAEEALSATEARFQSLVEQSLVGIFMLQDDIIIYVNPKFGDVFGYRPEELIEKKNLLELVHADDQIGVMTRFLCPLTEGSEPLHVFFRGKHRSGVTIDLEVNGTRTVINGADAVIGTLLDITERRRTEAELSKLWQAVEQSPVSVVITDLRGLIEYVNPKFIEVSGYSEAELIGERPSIVKSGNMEDSFYRDLWDTICAGREWHGELQNRKKNGELYWESCSISAVKNPEGAITHFVALKEDVTERKFAIEQLRQVQKMEAVGQLAGGIAHDFNNLLTVINGYSTLLIRAMEENSPMRKEAEQILRAGERAADLTRQLLGFSRRQIMEPRVLDVNKQVKSVQKMLERLIGENIRLATNLAPDAGLIKMDPGQLEQIVMNLIVNARDASDTGGVITVETANCELDDAFTGTHPGSQAGSYVRLSVTDRGQGMTEEVKQRLFEPFFTTKEMGRGTGLGLATVYGIVKQCGGYIQVTSEPGEGARFDIYLPRTLESSEAQSRQQLDEAIDTNYTILVVEDEPGVLNLVVHTLRMRGFKVLESTDPEQGIALFDKHEGDIDMLLTDVVMPFMSGPTLADILLGKKHDLKVLFMSGHMENRAGFEKTLEKGMQFLPKPFAGDALIRKVRDTLQGTATQEASRAILGGSN
- a CDS encoding response regulator — translated: MKGNILIADDEDMIRELINITLSKEGFTCFQAASAEEGMEIINNQQLDLALLDIMMPGRSGIDLLKDIKQVTPDTTVLMITAMNDMDTALSCIHNGAEDYITKPFNLDRVLLTVKNTLEKRRLIMENKEYQAHLELKVREQTEVIRTVMGEINLAYEHTLAALIRALDAREKEVGSHSERVMAYTCLLAEKAGISEEERIIMSKGALLHDIGKIGVSDNILLKPAKLDDEEWKVMRQHPKIGYDILAGIKYFTGAAELVLYHHERYDGAGYPHRSAGDQIPISARIFALVDTLDAMTSDRPYRKALSFQAVLDEVIRCSGQQFDPKLVDVFLSIPKEDWEKAAGKKL